In the Scatophagus argus isolate fScaArg1 chromosome 11, fScaArg1.pri, whole genome shotgun sequence genome, GAAAGAACCTAGttgttagctttgatcaggacttgtctttcaacacacacacataagacaaatcaggtttctgccttctaaaaggcagtttttcctcaccattgtcgccaagtgcttgctcaaggggaaatgttgggctctctgtattacaatttaattaaagagtttggtctagacctgctctaattggaaagggTCATGAGATaccttttgttgtgaattgacactatataaataaactgaattgaattgaattgaattgaactggtTGAACACATTGGCCTTGTCCACATCTCCCTCTGTAGCCTGgctattcttcttcttgtagCCAGTGATATTGctcattcttttctgtttattacaaacattcttgtacagtgcagtgacactgttaaaGTACCTGTAACAGTGCAAAATACtatgtgcaaacagataaataacactgcaaatgaggtcttggtcgggaatactgcaagtgcaatgtttgtacgaaaaagaatttcccttcggggataaataaaggaattctgattctgatgatcCTGATTCTGAGCCCTATTACCTATCCTGATGACACTTATTGAAAAGTTGGATTAAGTGTTCTCTAACCTCTTTGTACTGTTGGAGGCACACATTGGTGGGGCTGAGTGAGTGCGACATCATTAACTAAGTGTATCTCAAGCTGGACATAGTTTGTATGACCTATGACCCACAAATACAGCAATTTAGCCTGTTCTTTGGGTGAGCCACAAACTTTTAAGTATTCTAAAATGAACAACAATTCATCGACGGAAGCCCTAGCCCTGTTCATGCTGACTGACATTCCATCATGGTCAGTGGAGATACGATTTAAGTGCACCTTGGCTGCTTCATCAACAAGCTCAATTGTGCTAAGCACTCCATGCCCAGATGTGGATGGCAGCCACAGATTTTCTTCTGAGAACTTCACCACCTGAACAGAGAACACGCTTACTACACTCTACTTGGTTGGAACCACAATGAGGCCATTAGGTATGGTAGTATTCAGATCTGACCAGCACAGATTTTCTTGAATCCCTTGCATACACCTGGGAACTGAGGCTGCTGGCCCAGGCAGTATGTATTTTTACCTTCTAGCCTAGCTGCAGATCTTCTTTCTGCCACTTCACATGTTTGTACTCTCTAAAAAGCTTCCCTGCAAGCTGAGTTTAAATCCCCACCAAGGGCTGAGGagtgaaaactgacaaaagccAACTCTGGACATCTCTTGAATATATTTATTCCTATGAGCACTAGCCGTGGCCCTCCAGGCCTGTGGCACTTCTCTTCATCTGGCTGCCCTCTGTCATTGTCTCCTGTGAGAACACAGATTCACAAGTCAAAGCCTTACATTCACAGGATTTGTAATACTTGCATGAATGCataaaattaagattttaaattaattaaaaagtataTACCAACTGACTTCTGTCCAGAAGTACAAACAGAGTGGTGACAGGAGACATCAGTCCCATTAGGTCATGCAGAACTAGGTTCTTGACAATGTCTGCATATCTGATAATATCCAACAAATACTGGAACATTAGTGTACAACATATCATAATTTGCAATCATCCATTATACTTAAATGTCTGTTGCTTGAATATTGATGCCAACAGTCATGTTTTACAGCATGTTTGCCTTCAAAAACAATCCATAACACCCAGAAACGCTTTGCATGTGCACACCACAGCAAAAGCAACATGGCTTCCCACTTCCTCCTATTACATGTATTTGCTGGGCAATAATCTTTACAAAAGTCAAAGAGTAGTGCAGCATTTACTTTATTTcgtggtatttatttattggataCATTCATTGAACATTTAGTAGCAAGAGTCCATGATGCGCCTCATGCTCATGAACCTCATGCCGCTCATGCCCATCTCCCTGAAGCTCCTGTACTCTCCAGGCCTCAGGTACATCATCCTGCCTCTGTAGTGGGCCTGCTCATACATCAGCCAGTGGCCGTCCATCACATTGCAGGACATGCAGTCGGACATACGGTAACGGTCCATGATGTTGTCACAGTCGTCCATCAGCTCGTACATCTGACCACCGAAGTTCTCCCTCTCATAGATCCTCATTCTGAACTGGCTCCTGTGCTATTttttggataaaataaaatacaaagttCTTTTCTTATATCGATATTTGTGAGAGTTGTCAACAAAACTATAGTATAAGATTTATGGTCACCGTTAATGGGACTATGGTATGACAGATGCCGTTTTATACCTACCATGGGGATCATACGGCAAGACCTGATGCAGTCTCTCATTCCCATCATGCTCATGTAGTCAGCGTACTCGCC is a window encoding:
- the LOC124067359 gene encoding gamma-crystallin M3-like codes for the protein MSNTSMNMRGKIIFYEDRNFQGRSYECMSDCSDMTSYLSRCHSCRVESGCFMVYDRPNYMGNQYFMRRGEYADYMSMMGMRDCIRSCRMIPMHRSQFRMRIYERENFGGQMYELMDDCDNIMDRYRMSDCMSCNVMDGHWLMYEQAHYRGRMMYLRPGEYRSFREMGMSGMRFMSMRRIMDSCY